The genomic DNA GGCGGCATAGACACGCGGGCCTTGACCCGCCGGATGAGGGACGGCGGGGCGCCCCGGGGCTGCATCGGTCACGATCCCGAGGGCGCGCTGAACCTGGACTCGATGGGCAAGGCCGCGCGCGCGTGGGCCGGTCTCGAGGGCATGGACCTGGCGAAAGAGGTCTCCTGTACCCAGAGCTATGTCTGGCAGGAAACCGCCTGGTCCCCGAACGGGGGCTACGGCAGGCTAGAGAACCCGCGCCACCACGTGGTGGCGATCGACTTCGGGGCGAAGCACAACATCCTGCGGTGCCTGGCCTCGCTCGGCTGCAAGGTAACGGTGGTGCCGGCAGATTGTCCGGCCGAGCGGATCCTCGAGATGGCGCCGGACGGCGTCTTCCTGTCCAACGGTCCCGGCGACCCGGCGGCGACCGGCCGCTACGCCGTCGCCACCGTCCGGGCGCTGATCGAGCGCGGACTGCCGGTCTTCGGTATCTGCCTGGGACATCAGATCCTGGCCCTGGCGCTGGGCGCGCGCACCGAGAAGATGCACCTCGGGCACCGGGGGGCCAACCACCCGGTCAAGGACCTGGCGACGGGTAAGGTCGAAATCACCAGCCAGAACCACGGCTTCGTCGTCGTCGAGGACTCCCTGCCGGACGGTACCGAAGCGACTCACCGCTCCCTGTTCGACGGCAGCAACGAGGGCCTCCGCCTCAAGGATCGCCCGGTGTTCTCGGTGCAGTACCACCCGGAAGCCTCGCCCGGCCCGCAGGACAGCCACTATCTCTTCGAGCGTTTCGTGACCGCGATCGAGCGCCACAAGGCGGGCTGAACAGCGGTGGGCTAAACAGGATCGTCCGCGGCGGTCAGCTCGAAGCGCCAGAGAACCTCGACCGGGTCGAAGCGGACCAGGTCGATGCGGTCGAACCAGCCCAGGAAAGGCTTCCACCGCGGCACGAGCATGGTCAAGGCGCGCATCAGTGCGTCGTGATCGAGGTCCGTGGCCAGGGTGCAGTGGGGCACCCACTTGCCGACCCGATAGTGCGGGTGCGTTTCCACGCCCAGCGAATCGTGCAGCCCGGCGTGAAAGCCGAGCAGACGCAGGTCCGGGTCGGGCATGGCCCAGAGGATGTTGTTCTCGCCGGGAAACACACCCAGGCCGGAGAAGCCCGCCGCCATCATGGGCTTGCCGGCAACGAAACGCTCCAGCCGCTGCTTGGCGTCGGCCACGTCGAGGGTATCGTAGAGCCCGAGGGTGATATGCGGCCGGTAGGCCGATCCGTTGTGGAGCCCATCGGCCGTCAGGCTGCGCCAGAGCTCGGTGATGCGGTCCGCCGACGCGGGATCGAGACAGAGCGAAATGGCGAGCGGCATGAATCACCTTCGTCGTGAAAGCCACGGTCGGAAAATGCCGAGCAGTCTAGCAGGGAATTGTTAACCTCCTAATCCAGGAGCAGTGTTACGCCAGCATCCGGATCGGCTCCGACATGCCGCGGTCGCCTTGGGGGCGGCGCTCACTGCGCGTCGTGGAAAATGACGCCCAGCGTGGTTCTCTGCCCCTCGGTCACGCGGCTCACGCCGTGGCGCAACTGCGCGCGGGAGAAACCCCGGGCGCTAGCCACCGGGCGCAGCTGTCCGGCGAAGATCACGGCGTCGCCCTGCTGCAGGGGCACGACCTCGGCTCGGGACTGGCGGCGCGCCCGCTGCTCGACCAGCAGGAATTCGCCGCCTGAGAAGTCGATGCCCGGCGCACTGAGCAGGACCGCCGCCTGGAACGGAAAGGCGAGCGCGCCGTAGCGATCCTGGTGCAGGCAGTTGTGGCCTTCCGGCTCGTAGCGGAGCAGCAGGGGCGTCGCGCGCGTCTGGCCGGCCGCGTGGCAGTCGGCGAGATAATCGGCGAGCTCCGCGGGATAGCTGAGGTTGAGGCGGAGCCGCTCGGACCAGGTGTTGGCCAGAGCCGCCAGCCGACGATAGATCCCCTGGCGCAGCCCCTGGACGAGCGGCGGCAGCGGGTAGTCGAAGTAGCGATAGACACCCTCGCCGTAGGCGTGACGCGCCATCACCACCGTGCTGCGAAATCCCTCGTCGCACGCGAAGAGCCCGCCCAACCCGCGGCATTCGTCCGGCGTCAGGAGCCGTTCCAGAACCGTGTAGCCGCGCTCGTCCAAGTCCTCTTCGGCCGCGCCCCAGGAGCGCCGGGCGAGGCGCTGCTCGACGCCGGCCGGCGCGTCGGACCGGACTTGTGAACCCTGCGATGGTGCCATGGGAGCCCTCCGTCGGGCCCATGGTCTCGGGGCACGCTCGGCAGGTCCACCCGAATCTTGCGCCGGATCTTGCGACGTCAGCCGGATTGCTGAAACACCAGCCGGGCGGGCGAGATCAGCACCCCGAACTGCTCGCACCAGATGACCACCGAGGCGTAGCCGCCGGGATCGACCGACTCGGGGATCTTGAACACCTGGCTGCCCTTGAAAGCCCGCAGGCGGCCGAGATCCACGAAGGCGGTGGCTTCGACGTCGGTGTCCGGCGTCACGTCGTCCACGGGCACGAGATAGACGTGGTATTTGGGGCCGGGCCCGACCTCGAAGTCCTGGTCGAGAAACACCGCGTCCTCGTAGAGGGTCACCTTGCCGCTGCCGTAGTGCACCGGGTCGTTCGGGTCGGCGTGTATGAAGGCGCCAGTCGCCAGCACCGTCCTGGCGTCGGGATCGTCGAGCCGTTCAGCCGCCACGATGTCGGCCAGGAAGATATAGGGGTAGACGAAGATCCCAACCGCGAAGCCGACGAAACCGCCCAGCACGCAGCCGACTAAGAGGCTTACGACGATCCGACCCATGGTCCCTCTCCCCTGTGGCGGACGACGCAGAGCACAAAGCCTACACCGAAAGCGTGAAAGCTCAACGCCGGATTCGTGTCGCCACGAGGCCCTCGGCAGCGCGCCGGCGACCGGAGGCGATCGCGGCAATGAGCAAGCAACCCTCTGACTTATATTGAGTTTCTGACCACCGTGAGGATCGGGAATGCCGCGATCCCGCGTCGCGGCGACCCGTCCTACTTGCCCCTGAACTCGCGGAGCGCGCGTCCGCGGAAGCGATCAGACTGCAGCCTCGTCTTCTTGCGATCATCCCGCAAGACGGGCGTGGTGTAGACCACCGTGCTCTTGGTGTGTCCGCTGGTCTGGTCGTAGACCTCCTCGACCACGCGGGTCTCGCGCGGCCGCACACCTTCTTCGATGCGCCGGGCCTCCATCAGAGCCGTGTCCCGGTCGGGATGTATGGCCTCGATCTGCCACTGCCCGTGCTCGAATACCTGGACTTCGTATGCGATCAGAACCGACATCGCGATGACTTCTCAACCGGCGGAGTGAAACCTGCAGACAAGGGCCTGGTTCAGAGATCTTAGGACAGAGGTTAGAAATCTTCGGTTAACGCCCTTTGATTCCGGCTAGGAAGGGCCCGGGCGAAGACCAGGTAGCGCAGCGGCCCGCCGAAATCGACCGAATCAAAGGGATAGCAGGTGATCAAGGTGAGCGCGGGCGGCCCCACGATGGGCGCAAGACGGGCGCTGCGGGAGTCGACCACCTGACTGCCCTCGACCCGGTAGCGCAGCCGGCGGCCGTCGGGACGCTCGACCTCGAGGAGGTCTCCGGACCGGAGGTGCCGGAGGAAGCCGAAGTGGGTGTCCCGGTGTCCGGCGACCACGGCGTGGCCGGCCTGGCCCGGCGGCGCGCTGGCGTCGAGATGGCCCGGGCCGAAGGCCAGGGTCCGGCCGCTCGCTCCGGCGAGCACGACCTGGTCGACGCCCCGGGCCGGCGCCCGGAGGCGGGCCACCGGGTAGGTGTCGGCCCAGGGCCAGGGCGGGAAGACACCGCCGCCGGCGGTCCGGGTACGGTCCCAGGCCCGTTCGACGAGCCCCTCGGCGAGCCGGGCCTTGGCGTGGATCCATCCGGCCTGGCCGAGCAGCAGGAGGCCGGCGGCGAGCGACACCAGGCCGAGAACCGCCGCGGCGCGGCGCAGACGCCGGCGCCCGGCCACCGTCAGGCTCCGTTCCGCCGGGGCCGGCGGGCGGCCAGGAGACAGGCCGCGCCGAAGGCGAACAGGGCCGCCGCCGCGACGAGCAGCGCCGGCGCCGGCGTCGCGCCCTGGGGCAGGGCGACGGCCTGACCCTGGAATGCGGCATCGCGCAGCAGGGTCTGCGGCACCGGCCGCAATCGCATCGTGGCCTCGGGCTCGCCGAAGACCTTGTCGAAGGACATCCCCGCCGGCAGGTTTCGGTCCACGTGCTGGCGCCTCATTGCCATGGCCTCGGGCCGCGCCGGCGGCTCGTCGACCGCCACCAGGCTGGTGTAGCTGGTGACCAGCCGGTGCTCGAGCGCGAGGGGGATGGCCTCG from Kiloniellales bacterium includes the following:
- a CDS encoding 2'-5' RNA ligase family protein; the protein is MPLAISLCLDPASADRITELWRSLTADGLHNGSAYRPHITLGLYDTLDVADAKQRLERFVAGKPMMAAGFSGLGVFPGENNILWAMPDPDLRLLGFHAGLHDSLGVETHPHYRVGKWVPHCTLATDLDHDALMRALTMLVPRWKPFLGWFDRIDLVRFDPVEVLWRFELTAADDPV
- the carA gene encoding glutamine-hydrolyzing carbamoyl-phosphate synthase small subunit, producing MNDQSPPARPADAKPRPKLGTGALVLDDGTVFEGFGIGATGQAVGEVCFNTSMTGYQEILTDPSYAGQIITFTFPHIGNVGANREDMETTTPFARGLVLRLDITEPSNWRAVEPLDAWLKTHGLVGLGGIDTRALTRRMRDGGAPRGCIGHDPEGALNLDSMGKAARAWAGLEGMDLAKEVSCTQSYVWQETAWSPNGGYGRLENPRHHVVAIDFGAKHNILRCLASLGCKVTVVPADCPAERILEMAPDGVFLSNGPGDPAATGRYAVATVRALIERGLPVFGICLGHQILALALGARTEKMHLGHRGANHPVKDLATGKVEITSQNHGFVVVEDSLPDGTEATHRSLFDGSNEGLRLKDRPVFSVQYHPEASPGPQDSHYLFERFVTAIERHKAG
- a CDS encoding DM13 domain-containing protein, with amino-acid sequence MGRIVVSLLVGCVLGGFVGFAVGIFVYPYIFLADIVAAERLDDPDARTVLATGAFIHADPNDPVHYGSGKVTLYEDAVFLDQDFEVGPGPKYHVYLVPVDDVTPDTDVEATAFVDLGRLRAFKGSQVFKIPESVDPGGYASVVIWCEQFGVLISPARLVFQQSG
- a CDS encoding 2OG-Fe(II) oxygenase, with protein sequence MAPSQGSQVRSDAPAGVEQRLARRSWGAAEEDLDERGYTVLERLLTPDECRGLGGLFACDEGFRSTVVMARHAYGEGVYRYFDYPLPPLVQGLRQGIYRRLAALANTWSERLRLNLSYPAELADYLADCHAAGQTRATPLLLRYEPEGHNCLHQDRYGALAFPFQAAVLLSAPGIDFSGGEFLLVEQRARRQSRAEVVPLQQGDAVIFAGQLRPVASARGFSRAQLRHGVSRVTEGQRTTLGVIFHDAQ
- a CDS encoding class GN sortase: MAGRRRLRRAAAVLGLVSLAAGLLLLGQAGWIHAKARLAEGLVERAWDRTRTAGGGVFPPWPWADTYPVARLRAPARGVDQVVLAGASGRTLAFGPGHLDASAPPGQAGHAVVAGHRDTHFGFLRHLRSGDLLEVERPDGRRLRYRVEGSQVVDSRSARLAPIVGPPALTLITCYPFDSVDFGGPLRYLVFARALPSRNQRALTEDF